GTTCAACCTGGCTCTCCTCCTGGCCATGGCTCTGGCCGTGGCTGTGTTCCGCGCATGTGGCCTTGGCCTCTGCGGACACCGCTCCTGGGAAAGGGTCAGGGTCAGCAGGAGCCTTGGCACCAAGCACCAGGTCTCCAACTGGCCCTGCAGCCTCGGCCTttccagctgccccagctggaTCCGGCTCAGGCTGAACACCATGGTCCCTTCACGGGACCCAAAGCAACGTCCCGTCGGCACCGAGCGCCAGCCCTCCGAGCTGCCCTACCCCCTGGGCCACTTCTGGGAATACCTTGCCCAGGGCAGGAGAGTCTGGCTGCTGTGCAATAACTGGGACGCCATCTGCCTCCTCGGCGTGGGGCTGCTTGCCCTCAGCCTCTGGAGAAGTGTGAAGAGATACAGGAGACAGGTGAGTGGTGGAGACGCAGTGTGCAGGAAAGGGCCAGCCTGTGGCGAGCGGACC
The Cygnus atratus isolate AKBS03 ecotype Queensland, Australia unplaced genomic scaffold, CAtr_DNAZoo_HiC_assembly HiC_scaffold_230, whole genome shotgun sequence genome window above contains:
- the LOC118244016 gene encoding uncharacterized protein LOC118244016, which gives rise to MKFNLALLLAMALAVAVFRACGLGLCGHRSWERVRVSRSLGTKHQVSNWPCSLGLSSCPSWIRLRLNTMVPSRDPKQRPVGTERQPSELPYPLGHFWEYLAQGRRVWLLCNNWDAICLLGVGLLALSLWRSVKRYRRQGTVRWASASVGTDHRGKDALDDCALLCRMEANAAVVVRCLKRLYQLRLQELGLPLPRKKAQNKHKKRTVPLHTLRKFI